The DNA segment TTACTCTTAAGAATCAAAGTTTGTGCTTGGATTAAAgtatttcaaattcaaaaatttcaaatatatttaaatatatatgtgtTGTTTAGAAACGTAACAACGTAAACTTCAAATTCACTATTTTCATGTTTATATAGTATTTCATATTAATTAAAATGAATTTCAAGTTCACCTAATAATAATGTCATTTAAAATCGATTATATTTTACATAACTAATTTGTAAATAAATAGCATATAAATTTAAGATTTGCTCTATTATTTCATTATTATTAAACACAAAATACATCAATTCATCGATTTGAAATTCATTCGTCTAACAATCATTTCTGAGTTATGTTCCAACAATCATGGTAAGGTTATTAGATTTAGGCCGAGAAAAACTAGCACGGTGGCACATGTTATAGCAAAACACTGTTTTCATGCTGAGTTTAGTTTTTTGTGGATGGATGTCATCCCAATGATTTTTGAAGTCTATTGTAACAAATGACTTGCGGAAATGTgtttatctaaaaaaaaaaaaaaaaaaaaatttattcgtCCAACGATCCCAAAGTTTAAATTTGACCATCCAATCCGTAGCGAAGACATTTGCAAAAATGACAACACTTTGGGCCCAATCAAAGAGTTGAGTTTGTTCTAATTTCTGACAGTGGATTACCTGTCtgcatttaattgttttttaattCCTCGACTGCCCCATCTGGAAAAAGCAGGCATCTTTTTGCACTTAAATTTTTCTTGGGATTCTGGCCCTCCCTACATGTCGTTAGACTATTGAATCTAGCAGGATAAGGTTATCTCGAACTATTGGGAACTCTCCTCCAAAGCCCGACGGTTAAGACTTTGGATTCGTCATCTACGGGACGATTTTCTGTTGCTACTTCAAGAGTTTTTCTTTTGTCGTCGTAAAAGGTTTTCATTCTTATTTCTGGGTTTTGGATTGTAGTTATGAGTTTTCACTTTGAGTTTGAGGGCCATTTCAGCTTCAGTTTTGAGTTTAAAATTTGTAGTTTTTGCCACTTGAGAATTCGCATTCCATTTGGATTCAAGTGGGATTAATAAGTTCTTGGAGTGGACATGTACTTGCTTTACTTGGTAAATGAATAGAATTTTGCTACTTTGAAGTGTTTTTGGATAAAATGTGTTCTTGTTAAGCCCCTAACATTTTATCTTTGTCAAGATAAACGTGGTCTTCTAATTTATACACATACATTGAACTTGACTTATTGCGTAATACACATTATCGATTGGCCAACAAGAATCGGATGCTAGTTAACTAGACGAACAATTTAATTCATATCTTACATGACATATAATAGCATTAGCATCACATGATCACCTACTTTGTGTATTATCCGCATCAACATAAATTACTTTCAACTTGTCTCTGTGCGCATGTCATGGTTGCATTATACACGGCTGTGTAGCTGTGATATGGGGCCGTTTGTGCGATTATTCGCACGATATAACAAACACTCGTTCAGTCGAGAAAAGAGCAGGCTATAGTTTAGCGGGTCGACTTAAACCTCAAAGAGCGGTATCGAGAAATATGAAGTTCCGATGTCGTGCTACTGTCAACCTTCCTTCTGCCTGAAGTTTGTACACGTGAAAAACTTTATTCTGGGAAAAAGTGATAAATAATGGCAGCACAAAAGAAAACATAGATGCAGCTCACGACGATCCCCAGATTAAAGAAACAAAATGTCCAGAGTAGTACACATGGAAGGTAAATTTACTGTCTACAACAACCGCCAAGTGGTTCAGATGGTTTGCAGCTGAGAGAAGGAGATTCTTATGGTCGAACCACCTAGCGATGTGGCGTGCTTCCACACGAGAGCTTCTGTAGCCTGCTCCTCATTTTCAAAAAGGACGAGAACCTGTTTCTTTCCTTTCATTTCAAAGAGTTTCACACTAACTATTGCTCCACAATCCTCCAAATGGGCCACTATTTCTTCTTCAGTAACATCCCGTGGGAGAGTGGAGATGTGAATCATTTTGGTTGGCGAACAACAATACCGGTAGTTTTTAACAGCGTTATGATTGAAACGGTTGAGATTAGAAGTGGAGTATTCGCGGGTATCGGATCCAGTTGTAATGTTGGAATGCTTGGAGAAATTCACCTCCAAGCGCTTTCCGAACAACATGGCACCCTATACGAAAAGCAAACGTGAGATCGACAGCAATTGAAATCCAGAAAGCCACACAAACTACTGAATGAACTTGAATTAAAGCTAATGGGTTTCAGTACTGCCTACTGTTTTCATGCATGAAAACTACAGGTGAACATAGTATCAATAAAGAAAATAGTGGATCATTCAAGCAACCTAACTACACATaaatttcaaaagaaaattACTGGACCTTCAGAAAGTGCACAGCCAATTCAGCCTGAAAGCCATCGCTCATTTGGACTAACGCATGATCTGGCTTAtttcgaagaagtttgattctCATAATGTTGCCATACAGCGAGAATAAATTAAAAAGCTTATCCTCATCAATTCTCTgcataaaagaaaataagaaattaaTGTGATGTACGGAACAAAGGAAGTCCTGAAGTTCAAAAGTTCTACTAAAACTATAAAGCAGAAGATGCGCAGCTCTCTTTTTCAAATTAGATTGGAGCAATGCTGGCAGCAGCTTGTAACTGGAACACAAATGAATCTTCGCACGCGAgcgtgagagagagagagagagagagagagtgtgtgtgtgtgtgtgtgtgtgtgtgtgtgtgtgtgtgtgtgtgagagagagagagagagagagagagagagagagagagagagagagagagactcACATCAGGGTCCAGATTAGATACAAGAACCGTGCACCTATCATTCGTACCGCTTATACCTGGAGGCAAACTACCTCCAAATGCTGCAGCAATGACAGCAGCATTACCCATCTACAATTTAGGACAAGAAGAGATCAAAAAGTGTCATCTCCAAATATTTCACATGTAATCCTGGAGCCAACAAGAGTCATAAATCATAAGATATCAATGATTAAGCAAGTAAATAGGCTGTCACTCATTCATGCAAACACTTGCGACAGTTGTAAAGTAAATCATTTAGACAGACCCAGCACAAGATTGCATAGACACTGCATGATCATGCCTTATGCGTACCACTTTCCATTTGGTCAGAAAAGATGCCAAACATACAAAAACGCAATGAATTAAAATAGATAAATGTAATGCGATGAGAGTTGTGATGGAAatatcatgataaattttaGAAAGGAACGCGTGAATGATGACGCTTCAAGGCTCTGATAGGCAATCACATAAGCTTTAATTCTAACTTTATCAGCATAGAACCCTCACCTGCGGAAATCCAACTGAGAAGGgcaggaaaagaaaaaaaacaaagaagttAGAAACAGtaagaaaagagaagaagtgACAGGTTTTAGTAGTTAATTAGAAACCTGGATGGGCATATAGGCCACCATCTCCATACCCAAGCtgtaacaaaatgaaacaaaagCAGAAAATCCTATCAGAAAACAGAACCATGGATAAAAAGTAAATAATATAAACAGTAATATTGAAGAAGAATGGCTTTTTCTAGAGTGGACTTGACCTTTTGTTCTGAAGGCAAAGATGGGTTTGTGAAATCTCTATATGGAGAAGAGAACAGTAGCACGTCATCAAATACAGAACAAATGTTGAGGAGAAAAAAAGACATTACAGAAAACTCACCAACCTACCGAGAACGTTCATTATTATAGTTCACTTGCAACTCGTCAAGGCTAGATCAAAAAGAAGAGATCAAAAAGAAGAGCTAATAAGATACCAATACAGCAACAACACAAGTTCTGGGAGCGCACACATCAACAAGTACATGCACTAAACCCAATAATTTAAAACTCACTTTGAGTACTGAATGTCCAATTGACAGCAACCATCATATATATTCCGTCCCTGTTGATAGTTGCAAGAGAAATGCTGACTTCAtctcacaaaataaaaaaatgtaaatctTATATGCCAATATACCTGAAGagagtttcttgcagtaataGCATTCTGGTTTGATTGATATTGAACCAGAGCTTGGAAACCTATACGTTATGCAGGTAGGATTATCCAGTAACAGTCAGAaactataaaataataagaaatcCCGTGCATTAAAAATGCAATATGTAGAGGCAGTGTAATCTCATTATTAATAAAGCAACAGCAGACATTCACAAATCACAATccaaataaaattcattccATATAAAAGCAAGAATCCAATCATTATGCATAAAAGTTTCCATAAAACCTGGAGATACCGACTTTGGAAATTCTTACATGCCtaacaagattaaaaaaatgCAGAAAGTGACAAAAGAGAGAAATTATGAAGATGCTGACCAGCTGACTTCTGAAACGTGACGATCTTCTCGACAAATCCATGAGGAGAAAACACTTGATGCAGCACTTCCACAGTAATAGGATATAGCATGTGATGTATTGTAATTAAGAGAATTCGATTAGGCTGACCATCCAGAAAGAGCAGCAGACCAGCATAGAGACAGGAGATAGAAGAGAAGGGAATGAATAGGATAGAATACAGAAAGAGAGACGAGGCAAGGATATAATAAGATAAATCAAACATGAGGCAGTAAGCAAACTAATAAACAAGCTACAGTAGAAGTTGCAACTTATATAgggtataaaaaaaattcacccTCCCCGAGAGTAAGCAATTACCACCCTTGTTACTTTCAATTGTGATACTTAGCACCCCAGAATAATTTAATATGGTTGTTACCGTGGAGTTAACAGAGAGGGTAAAAGTACAATTCAACACATAAACATTTTTATTGATGCACAGAGCACAcaggagttttttttttttttttggtggggTGGTGGAGAAATGGACACCTTGGTATTGACTGGAACCAAGAGGCGTGATTTACTGTTTGTGATCCGAGTCTCCGTCGCTGATGGTACCCGTAAATAGGTGCAGCAATGGGGTAGGAGGGTTTGGGCAGATAGGGGTTAAATGTGGATACTAGGAAAAGGATGAATAGATAAATAAaacccaaaatatattttaaaaaaaaaaaaaggaaggaaaaaagagaagaaaagaagagacaGATATATTTTGGGTTATAAATATCTTTTGACTCATCAATCTTCTCTGCTTGATAATATCCTAGTGATGAAGATTGAAGAGTTAATTAGTCATTTCTTAGAAAATATAAGGCCATCTGATCCTCAAGGAAATGAAAGTAATTGTGATTCTTTGAGGGAAAGTATCAGTAATTATATTTAAGATGGCGGGTGTCGCAACTACCAACTAATATTGGTTAATCGTATAAGAGGTCACCTAAGGACATTTATGGAACAGATGCTACTTAAACATCTTCATAGAAAATTCCAACAGGATATACTAAATGACGAATCCTAGCAAGTAGCACCCACAAAATGTTAGCATACGATCTCCaactaatacaacaacaaaaactTTACAAAGTAACATTAACTCAGAGAATTATAAATAGGTAAACAAAAATAGGTATCCAGGAAGTTAACAGAAAATGCCGTATTTACGAAATAGTCACCTCTTCTCCTCGTGGTTGCGAATTCTGATCCATAGTCGTTAGCTCTTGGTGTGATGAGAATTGAATATAAACATTTCTTCCCCTACGGACAACAAGAAATCATTGACCCACTGGTTACCAATCACAACAGGAGAGATTTGAACAAGAAGTTGAATTAAACGGAGAGACATCATCTAAATATCACATACCTTACACTTGGTTGGACATTTGTGTAGTATTGTATTGAATTTACCGCTGAAGGGATATCTTGCATTTGAATTAGAGCCTGCCATTTGGGTAAAAGCAGGAATATGATTAAATATACTTTTAGCCATGCGTGTTGACATATGGTATAGCCCCTTTACGACTTAAACAAGAATATACTTGATTTTTGGCTCGAAGCATCACGAGCTTGGTTATAACGCCAAATGGTTGGAAGAGCTGGAGCAAATCATTCTGGAGAAAAAAAGAAACGAATGAAATGGTAACGGGGTCTGAACTCTGAACCAAGAACTACTCTGCAGCTAGTGGTATAAATAGATACACGTAAGAATGTGAGTGAACGCCCCTGTGACA comes from the Henckelia pumila isolate YLH828 chromosome 1, ASM3356847v2, whole genome shotgun sequence genome and includes:
- the LOC140876100 gene encoding polypyrimidine tract-binding protein homolog 3; protein product: MTEPSKVIHVRNVGHEISENDLLQLFQPFGVITKLVMLRAKNQALIQMQDIPSAVNSIQYYTNVQPSVRGRNVYIQFSSHQELTTMDQNSQPRGEEPNRILLITIHHMLYPITVEVLHQVFSPHGFVEKIVTFQKSAGFQALVQYQSNQNAITARNSLQGRNIYDGCCQLDIQYSNLDELQVNYNNERSRDFTNPSLPSEQKLGYGDGGLYAHPVGFPQMGNAAVIAAAFGGSLPPGISGTNDRCTVLVSNLDPDRIDEDKLFNLFSLYGNIMRIKLLRNKPDHALVQMSDGFQAELAVHFLKGAMLFGKRLEVNFSKHSNITTGSDTREYSTSNLNRFNHNAVKNYRYCCSPTKMIHISTLPRDVTEEEIVAHLEDCGAIVSVKLFEMKGKKQVLVLFENEEQATEALVWKHATSLGGSTIRISFSQLQTI